A window from Streptomyces sp. NBC_00335 encodes these proteins:
- a CDS encoding RsmB/NOP family class I SAM-dependent RNA methyltransferase, with product MSEQPKSGGKPGKTAKPYRRPKKDPVRMLAFEVLRAVDERDAYANLVLPPLLKKARKDETFQARDAALATELVYGTLRRQGTYDAVIKACIDRPLREVDPPVLDVLSLGAHQLLGTRIPTHAAVSASVELARVVLGDGRAKFVNAVLRKISAHDLEGWLEKVAPPYEDDAEEHLAVFHSHPRWVVSALWDSLGGGRAGIEDLLEADNERPEVTLVARPGRSTPEELLEAVGEDSALPGRWSPYAVRMAEGGEPGALEAVRDGRAGVQDEGSQLVAMALAAAPVEGRDERWLDGCAGPGGKAALLAALAAQRGAFLLASEKQPHRARLVERALAGNPGPYQVITADGTRPPWLPGSFDRVLMDVPCSGLGALRRRPEARWRRRPEDLESFAPLQRGLLREALSAVRVGGIVGYATCSPHLAETRVVVEDVLKGRGAGAAPIAAELIDARPYMQGVPALGDGPDVQLWPHLHGTDAMYLALIRRTG from the coding sequence GTGAGCGAACAGCCCAAGAGCGGCGGCAAGCCCGGCAAGACGGCCAAGCCGTACCGCAGGCCCAAGAAGGACCCCGTCCGGATGCTGGCCTTCGAGGTGCTGCGGGCGGTGGACGAGCGCGACGCCTACGCGAACCTCGTGCTGCCGCCGCTGCTGAAGAAGGCACGCAAGGACGAGACCTTCCAGGCGCGGGACGCGGCGCTGGCCACCGAGCTCGTGTACGGGACCCTGCGCCGCCAGGGCACGTACGACGCGGTCATCAAGGCCTGCATCGACCGGCCGCTGCGCGAGGTCGACCCGCCGGTGCTCGACGTGCTCTCGCTCGGCGCGCACCAGCTGCTCGGGACCCGGATCCCCACCCATGCGGCGGTGTCCGCGAGCGTGGAGCTGGCCCGGGTCGTGCTCGGGGACGGGCGGGCGAAGTTCGTCAACGCGGTGCTGCGGAAGATCTCCGCCCACGACCTGGAGGGGTGGCTGGAGAAGGTCGCCCCGCCGTACGAGGACGACGCGGAGGAGCACCTCGCGGTCTTCCACTCGCACCCCAGGTGGGTCGTCAGCGCCCTGTGGGACTCGCTGGGCGGCGGCCGCGCCGGGATCGAGGACCTGCTGGAGGCCGACAACGAGCGGCCCGAGGTCACGCTGGTGGCGCGCCCCGGGCGGTCCACGCCCGAGGAGCTGCTGGAGGCGGTGGGCGAGGACTCGGCGCTGCCCGGACGCTGGTCCCCGTACGCGGTCAGGATGGCCGAGGGCGGCGAACCGGGCGCGCTGGAGGCGGTGCGCGACGGCCGCGCCGGTGTCCAGGACGAAGGCAGCCAGCTGGTGGCGATGGCCCTGGCGGCAGCCCCGGTCGAGGGCCGCGACGAGCGCTGGCTGGACGGCTGCGCGGGCCCGGGCGGCAAGGCGGCGCTGCTCGCGGCGCTCGCCGCCCAGCGCGGAGCGTTCCTGCTGGCCTCCGAGAAGCAGCCCCACCGGGCCCGGCTGGTCGAGCGGGCGCTCGCCGGCAACCCCGGCCCGTACCAGGTGATCACGGCCGACGGAACGCGCCCGCCGTGGCTGCCGGGTTCCTTCGACCGCGTCCTGATGGACGTGCCCTGCTCCGGCCTCGGCGCCCTGCGCCGCCGCCCGGAGGCGCGCTGGCGCCGCCGGCCGGAGGACCTGGAGAGCTTCGCGCCGCTCCAGCGCGGGCTGCTGCGCGAGGCGCTGTCGGCCGTCCGGGTGGGCGGCATCGTGGGCTACGCGACGTGCTCGCCGCACCTGGCGGAGACCCGGGTGGTCGTGGAGGACGTACTGAAGGGCCGGGGCGCGGGTGCGGCCCCGATCGCGGCGGAACTGATCGACGCACGCCCGTACATGCAGGGAGTCCCGGCGCTGGGCGACGGCCCGGATGTGCAGCTGTGGCCGCACTTGCACGGGACGGACGCCATGTATTTGGCGCTGATTCGGAGGACTGGGTAG
- the fmt gene encoding methionyl-tRNA formyltransferase produces the protein MKLVFAGTPEVAVPALDALIASGRHEVAAVVTRPDAPAGRGRRLVASPVAERAEEAGIEVLKPARPRDPEFQARLREIGPDCCPVVAYGALIPKGALDIPKHGWVNLHFSLLPAWRGAAPVQQSIMAGDQVTGASTFRIEEGLDTGPVFGILTEEIRPTDTSGDLLTRLAFAGSGLLVATMDGIEDGTLRAVEQPADGISLAPKITVEDARVDWNAPAMRVDRLVRGCTPAPGAWTVFRGERLKLVSVGLVTDRTDLKPGDLGVGKNNVHVGSGSHAVELLWVQPQGKKPMKAADWARGVRIAPGERLGGGADVG, from the coding sequence GTGAAGCTCGTCTTCGCAGGCACCCCCGAGGTCGCCGTGCCCGCCCTGGACGCTCTGATCGCCTCCGGGCGCCACGAGGTCGCCGCCGTCGTCACCCGGCCCGACGCGCCGGCCGGCCGAGGCCGTCGCCTCGTCGCCAGCCCCGTCGCCGAGCGCGCCGAGGAAGCCGGCATCGAGGTGCTCAAGCCGGCCCGGCCGCGCGACCCGGAGTTCCAGGCGCGGCTGCGCGAGATCGGCCCCGACTGCTGCCCGGTGGTCGCGTACGGCGCGCTGATTCCCAAGGGCGCCCTGGACATCCCGAAGCACGGCTGGGTCAACCTGCACTTCTCGCTGCTGCCCGCGTGGCGCGGTGCCGCCCCCGTGCAGCAGTCGATCATGGCGGGCGACCAGGTCACCGGTGCCTCCACCTTCCGGATCGAGGAGGGGCTGGACACCGGCCCGGTCTTCGGGATCCTCACCGAGGAGATCCGGCCCACCGACACCAGCGGCGACCTGCTGACCCGCCTCGCCTTCGCCGGCTCCGGCCTGCTGGTCGCCACCATGGACGGCATCGAGGACGGCACCCTGCGCGCGGTGGAGCAGCCCGCCGACGGGATCTCGCTCGCGCCGAAGATCACCGTCGAGGACGCCCGGGTCGACTGGAACGCGCCGGCGATGCGCGTGGACCGGCTGGTGCGCGGCTGCACTCCCGCGCCGGGTGCGTGGACGGTCTTCCGGGGGGAGCGGCTCAAGCTGGTCTCGGTCGGGCTGGTCACGGACCGGACCGACCTGAAGCCGGGCGACCTGGGCGTGGGCAAGAACAACGTCCACGTCGGCTCCGGCTCGCACGCCGTGGAGCTGCTCTGGGTACAGCCGCAGGGCAAGAAGCCGATGAAGGCCGCCGACTGGGCGCGCGGGGTGCGGATCGCTCCTGGTGAGCGGCTGGGCGGCGGAGCCGACGTAGGCTGA
- a CDS encoding bleomycin resistance protein, producing MSEKLAAILPCRSIPETVDFYKAIGFEVTFQQERPYAYAVVQHGDVELQFAALKGFEPAESYGACYITTDDVDGLYAKFRKGLKQELGRIPTRGLPRIGPLKDTTYGVRQFIMADPGGNSIRIGQPISEDLHHSPVPKEPVAKALHMASLLGDSKEDYAAAAKILDRLLSSDVPPPSRVKALILRAAMAVHLDDTPLAARLLSEADQIPLQAPDRTSLADDLLRAEDLRNDLPGS from the coding sequence ATGAGCGAGAAACTGGCTGCGATTCTCCCCTGCAGGTCCATCCCTGAGACGGTCGACTTCTACAAGGCCATAGGTTTCGAGGTCACGTTCCAACAAGAGCGTCCGTACGCCTATGCCGTCGTGCAGCACGGTGATGTCGAGTTGCAGTTCGCGGCGCTGAAGGGCTTCGAGCCGGCCGAGTCGTACGGCGCGTGCTACATCACGACCGACGACGTCGACGGTCTGTACGCGAAGTTCCGTAAGGGACTGAAGCAAGAACTCGGCAGGATCCCGACCCGTGGCCTCCCCCGGATCGGTCCGCTGAAGGACACCACCTACGGGGTGCGGCAGTTCATCATGGCCGACCCGGGCGGCAACAGTATTCGCATCGGCCAACCGATCAGCGAAGACCTCCACCACTCACCGGTTCCGAAGGAACCGGTGGCCAAGGCCCTCCACATGGCCTCACTCCTCGGCGATTCCAAAGAGGACTACGCAGCCGCCGCCAAGATCCTCGACCGCCTCCTCTCCTCCGACGTCCCTCCCCCGTCGCGAGTCAAGGCCCTGATCCTCCGCGCCGCCATGGCCGTCCACCTGGACGACACCCCCCTGGCCGCCCGCCTACTGTCCGAGGCCGACCAGATCCCTCTGCAGGCCCCCGACCGCACCTCCCTGGCCGACGATCTCCTCCGCGCCGAAGATCTCCGCAACGACCTCCCCGGCAGCTGA
- a CDS encoding primosomal protein N' yields the protein MSSTNDAGERSGPGGPPEQLALMREMVAEAKAKAPKAKPRTWRGASVAEELPVARVLVNKGVLHLDRLFDYAVPAELSESAQPGVRVRVRFGAGSHRVHGGRREGGGLIDGFVIERRAESDYNGALAALAQVVSPEVVLGPRMLALARAVADRYAGSLADVLQLALPARSARAEAKPSPEPLPPPAAPEPAGWERYGAGPGFLRALAGGGTPRAVWTALPGPGWADELARAMAATLASGRGALAVVPDGRTAARVDAALTALLGEGRHALLTAESGPEKRYREWLAVSRGSVRAVVGTRAAMFAPVRDLGLVAVWDDGDSSHSDDRAPFPHVREVLELRAVTDGCGFLVGSTSCTVEAAQLVESGWARPLVADRETVRTYAPRIRTVGDELLARDGAARAARLPSLAWETVREGLKTGPVLVQVPRRGYVPRLACERCRTPARCTACAGPLEAPDARDLHCGWCGRAEPAWHCEECGSFRLRAQVVGARRTAEELGRAFPAVPVRTSGRDHILDEVPDRPALVVSTPGAEPVAAGAGYAAALLLDGWAMLSRPDLRASEDALRRWIAAASLVRGDGQVVVVAEPTLRPVQALVRWDPVGHAVRELAERAQLGFPPVSRMAAVAAGSAEVVEAFLAGAGLPPDAEVLGPVPLPGLRGEPSAGERALVRVPPGSGAALAAALKGAQAARMARGVPAAEAVRIRIDPLDIG from the coding sequence GTGAGCAGCACCAATGACGCGGGGGAGCGGAGCGGACCGGGCGGTCCGCCGGAGCAGCTCGCGCTGATGCGGGAGATGGTCGCCGAGGCGAAGGCCAAGGCGCCCAAGGCCAAGCCGCGGACCTGGCGCGGGGCCTCCGTGGCCGAGGAACTGCCCGTGGCCCGGGTCCTGGTGAACAAGGGCGTGCTCCACCTGGACCGGCTCTTCGACTACGCCGTCCCCGCCGAACTCTCCGAGTCCGCCCAGCCCGGTGTCCGCGTCCGGGTCCGCTTCGGCGCGGGCTCCCACCGGGTCCACGGCGGCCGCCGCGAGGGCGGCGGGCTCATCGACGGCTTCGTCATCGAGCGCCGCGCCGAGTCCGACTACAACGGAGCCCTCGCGGCCCTCGCCCAGGTCGTCTCGCCCGAGGTCGTGCTCGGCCCCCGCATGCTCGCCCTCGCCCGCGCCGTCGCCGACCGGTACGCCGGCAGCCTCGCCGACGTGCTCCAGCTCGCGCTGCCCGCGCGCAGCGCCCGCGCCGAGGCCAAGCCGTCCCCCGAACCGCTGCCCCCGCCCGCCGCGCCCGAGCCCGCCGGCTGGGAGCGGTACGGAGCCGGGCCCGGCTTCCTGCGGGCCCTGGCGGGCGGCGGAACCCCGCGCGCCGTCTGGACGGCCCTGCCCGGGCCCGGCTGGGCCGACGAGCTGGCCCGCGCCATGGCCGCCACCCTCGCCTCCGGACGCGGCGCCCTCGCCGTGGTCCCCGACGGGCGCACCGCCGCCCGCGTGGACGCGGCGCTCACCGCCCTGCTCGGCGAGGGGCGGCACGCGCTGCTGACCGCCGAGTCCGGGCCGGAGAAGCGCTACCGCGAGTGGCTGGCCGTCAGCCGGGGCTCGGTGCGGGCCGTGGTCGGCACCCGGGCCGCGATGTTCGCCCCCGTCCGGGACCTCGGGCTCGTCGCCGTCTGGGACGACGGCGACTCCAGCCACAGCGACGACCGGGCCCCCTTCCCGCACGTGCGGGAGGTCCTGGAACTGCGCGCGGTCACCGACGGCTGCGGCTTCCTGGTGGGCAGCACCAGCTGCACGGTGGAGGCCGCGCAGCTCGTCGAGTCAGGCTGGGCCCGCCCGCTGGTCGCCGACCGCGAGACCGTGCGTACGTACGCGCCCCGGATCCGGACCGTCGGCGACGAGCTGCTGGCCCGGGACGGGGCCGCGCGGGCCGCCCGGCTGCCGAGCCTCGCGTGGGAGACCGTACGGGAGGGCCTGAAGACCGGGCCCGTGCTCGTACAGGTGCCCCGGCGCGGCTACGTGCCCCGGCTGGCCTGCGAGCGGTGCCGGACGCCGGCGCGGTGCACGGCCTGCGCGGGGCCGCTGGAGGCGCCCGACGCGCGGGACCTGCACTGCGGGTGGTGCGGGCGGGCCGAGCCGGCCTGGCACTGCGAGGAGTGCGGGTCGTTCCGGCTCCGGGCCCAGGTGGTGGGCGCGCGGCGGACCGCCGAGGAACTGGGGCGGGCCTTCCCGGCCGTGCCCGTACGGACCTCCGGGCGCGACCACATCCTGGACGAGGTGCCCGACCGGCCCGCGCTGGTGGTGTCCACCCCCGGCGCCGAGCCGGTCGCGGCGGGCGCCGGGTACGCGGCGGCGCTGCTGCTGGACGGCTGGGCCATGCTGAGCCGGCCCGACCTGCGGGCGAGCGAGGACGCGCTGCGGCGGTGGATCGCGGCGGCCTCCCTGGTACGGGGCGACGGGCAGGTGGTGGTCGTCGCCGAGCCGACGCTGCGGCCGGTCCAGGCGCTGGTGCGGTGGGATCCCGTGGGGCACGCGGTACGGGAGCTCGCGGAGCGGGCGCAGCTCGGGTTCCCGCCGGTCTCCCGGATGGCGGCGGTCGCCGCCGGCAGCGCCGAGGTCGTCGAAGCCTTCCTGGCGGGGGCCGGGCTGCCGCCGGACGCGGAGGTGCTCGGGCCGGTGCCGCTGCCCGGGCTCCGGGGGGAGCCGTCCGCGGGGGAGCGGGCGCTGGTGCGGGTCCCGCCGGGGAGCGGGGCCGCGCTGGCGGCTGCGCTGAAGGGGGCGCAGGCGGCCCGGATGGCGCGGGGGGTTCCGGCGGCGGAGGCGGTCCGGATCCGGATCGATCCGCTGGACATCGGCTGA
- the metK gene encoding methionine adenosyltransferase translates to MSRRLFTSESVTEGHPDKIADQISDTILDALLTEDPTSRVAVETLITTGLVHIAGEVTTKAYAPIAQLVRDKILEIGYDSSKKGFDGASCGVSVSIGAQSPDIAQGVDTAYEKRVEGDEDELDKQGAGDQGLMFGYACDETPELMPLPIHIAHRLSKRLSEVRKNGTIPYLRPDGKTQVTIEYDGDKAVRLDTVVVSSQHAADIDLDSLLAPDIREFVVEHVLNQLVEDGIKLDTEGYRLLVNPTGRFEIGGPMGDAGLTGRKIIIDTYGGMARHGGGAFSGKDPSKVDRSAAYAMRWVAKNVVAAGLASRCEVQVAYAIGKAEPVGLFVETFGTHKVDVEKIENAIGVVFDLRPAAIIRDLDLLRPIYAQTAAYGHFGRELPDFTWERTDRVDALRTAAGL, encoded by the coding sequence GTGTCCCGTCGCCTGTTCACCTCGGAGTCTGTGACCGAGGGTCACCCCGACAAGATCGCTGACCAGATCAGCGACACCATCCTCGACGCGCTCCTCACCGAGGACCCGACCTCGCGCGTCGCCGTGGAGACCCTCATCACCACCGGTCTCGTCCACATCGCGGGAGAGGTGACGACGAAGGCGTACGCGCCGATCGCGCAGCTCGTCCGCGACAAGATCCTCGAGATCGGCTACGACTCCTCGAAGAAGGGCTTCGACGGCGCCTCCTGTGGCGTGTCGGTGTCCATCGGCGCGCAGTCCCCGGACATCGCGCAGGGCGTCGACACCGCGTACGAGAAGCGGGTCGAGGGCGACGAGGACGAGCTCGACAAGCAGGGTGCCGGCGACCAGGGCCTGATGTTCGGGTACGCCTGCGACGAGACCCCCGAGCTCATGCCGCTCCCGATCCACATCGCGCACCGCCTCTCCAAGCGGCTGTCCGAGGTCCGCAAGAACGGGACCATCCCGTACCTGCGCCCCGACGGCAAGACCCAGGTCACCATCGAGTACGACGGCGACAAGGCCGTCCGCCTCGACACGGTCGTCGTGTCCTCGCAGCACGCGGCGGACATCGACCTGGACTCGCTGCTCGCTCCGGACATCCGCGAGTTCGTGGTCGAGCACGTGCTGAACCAGCTCGTCGAGGACGGCATCAAGCTCGACACCGAGGGCTACCGCCTGCTGGTCAACCCGACCGGCCGTTTCGAGATCGGCGGCCCGATGGGCGACGCCGGTCTGACCGGCCGCAAGATCATCATCGACACCTACGGCGGCATGGCCCGTCACGGTGGCGGCGCCTTCTCGGGCAAGGACCCGTCCAAGGTCGACCGCTCCGCCGCGTACGCCATGCGCTGGGTCGCCAAGAACGTGGTCGCCGCCGGTCTGGCCTCGCGCTGCGAGGTCCAGGTCGCGTACGCGATCGGCAAGGCCGAGCCCGTCGGCCTCTTCGTGGAGACCTTCGGCACGCACAAGGTCGACGTCGAGAAGATCGAGAACGCCATCGGCGTGGTCTTCGACCTCCGTCCGGCCGCGATCATCCGCGACCTCGACCTGCTGCGCCCGATCTACGCGCAGACCGCCGCCTACGGCCACTTCGGCCGCGAGCTGCCGGACTTCACCTGGGAGCGCACCGACCGCGTGGACGCCCTGCGCACCGCTGCCGGCCTGTAG